The sequence below is a genomic window from Rhodococcus sp. 4CII.
TCGATACCGACGAGGAGACCGGTGAAACCCCAGGCCACGGCAGCGAGGTGGAGTGCAATCGTGCGCGGCCAGTGCCAGGCGAGGAACCCGCCGCAGACGACGTACAGGATGAAGATCAGGTGCGCGACGACTGTGACGTCGGCGCCGATCTCATAGAAGACCACGCTCCCCATCGATGCACCCCTGACGTCCGAAGTGTTCCCTACGCCATCGTAGGCGTCGCCCGGCCGGGTCCGCGCGGTATCGGTTCAGGCGGTGCCGCGCAGGTCTTCCTTGACCACCAGGATCGGAATGTCGACCTCGAGGAGGAGCCGCTGCAGCCATCGTTCCAGCAGGAATTTGCCGACCGGCGACATGCGCCGGGTACCGACGACGAGAAGATCCGCACCGCTGCTGTCGACCAGGGTGCGCAGCGCGCTCACCTGATCTCCGTCGTGTTCGTTGGTGCGCAGTTCCCAGGACGACTCGCCGACCCCGCCAGCCTC
It includes:
- a CDS encoding universal stress protein gives rise to the protein MAIAVVHRDSPEGRAAIVHAAREAVQRREQLLVLHVLDDDPEQDAESDRSALRAEIQATLEAGGVGESSWELRTNEHDGDQVSALRTLVDSSGADLLVVGTRRMSPVGKFLLERWLQRLLLEVDIPILVVKEDLRGTA